One Candidatus Zixiibacteriota bacterium genomic window carries:
- a CDS encoding aminotransferase class I/II-fold pyridoxal phosphate-dependent enzyme, with protein sequence MNTLQDTPTTDRSDLLEAIAQRTMTSPSMVHPFAAAGPFLAGLLGALYRPGCRLQAIGHVTPEVELAADRAEVEVIEHIGPSPFSGSLQTALQGTVLPHDILCAANPNRVTGANYSLADVQRMAETVPEGAVLVDEHYHDYFGITALPLLSDCPNVIILRSFAPGGALGGDEPGYALACPRTIARLRAALPESVLPAAEARLLIDRWPGGEALAARLREGHQESLRLAEGLTRLGVQCRLSATDFILLRVADPARVGNHLSRARIAIDNLDGYPAMQHYLRYRVQSPLSNDRLLQAFQAMPPESFRMKTIDGRVMTMRLSAQAARKGAGRSGNLLMAALRDTE encoded by the coding sequence ATGAACACTCTCCAGGACACGCCCACCACCGATCGCTCCGACCTGCTCGAGGCGATCGCCCAGAGAACCATGACCAGTCCCTCGATGGTGCATCCGTTCGCGGCGGCCGGCCCGTTTCTCGCCGGCTTGCTGGGGGCGCTCTATCGGCCGGGCTGCCGCCTCCAGGCGATCGGCCATGTGACCCCGGAGGTCGAGCTGGCCGCCGACCGGGCCGAGGTCGAGGTGATCGAACACATCGGCCCATCGCCCTTCTCCGGCAGCCTGCAGACCGCTCTGCAGGGGACGGTGCTCCCCCACGACATCCTCTGCGCGGCCAACCCGAACCGCGTCACCGGCGCGAACTACTCGCTGGCCGATGTGCAGCGGATGGCGGAGACGGTCCCGGAGGGGGCCGTGCTGGTCGATGAGCACTACCACGATTACTTCGGCATCACGGCGCTCCCGCTGCTGAGCGACTGTCCCAATGTGATCATTCTCCGCTCGTTTGCGCCCGGGGGCGCACTCGGCGGCGACGAGCCCGGATACGCCCTCGCCTGCCCCCGCACGATCGCCCGCCTTCGCGCCGCTCTCCCCGAGAGCGTGCTGCCGGCCGCCGAGGCCCGTCTGCTGATCGACCGGTGGCCCGGAGGAGAAGCGCTGGCCGCGCGCCTGCGCGAGGGGCATCAGGAATCGCTCCGCCTGGCCGAGGGACTCACCCGCCTCGGCGTGCAGTGCCGCCTCAGCGCCACCGATTTCATCCTCCTCCGCGTCGCCGACCCGGCGCGGGTCGGTAATCACCTGAGCCGCGCGCGGATCGCGATCGACAATCTCGACGGCTACCCGGCGATGCAGCACTACCTGCGCTACCGGGTGCAGTCGCCGTTGTCCAACGACCGCCTGCTGCAGGCCTTCCAAGCGATGCCCCCGGAGTCGTTCCGCATGAAGACGATCGACGGGCGGGTGATGACGATGCGCCTGAGCGCCCAGGCGGCCCGCAAGGGCGCGGGCCGCAGCGGCAACCTCCTCATGGCCGCCCTGCGCGACACCGAGTGA
- a CDS encoding sugar transferase translates to MHLTHRRRQFLLRLAGSPGSHAGAVAALCATLMAAGSSLGLLVEIAAAITLARLLAFVHPHPRPVLDAPPVRKYAGAALAAEARFAVLVLAAAYLLDWPLPRLAVPVFLGLNFVTQLGLLVGARLILRRLARSPLPDRLRRARNRLLVVGTGARAQALADMILNAPELDAAIDGFLDYRRTGFWRYRDIPLLGHPDLLTPLAARVQVDAVILAVEPEDLSRTAPLLTAAEQLGVAVALLPDVYPTTIARMVPATLNGSPAVVWRRVPESPAALFVKNALDRLGGLVGLILTLPLMLVTALAIKLESPGPVFFAQRRAGANGRPFSLYKFRTMRADAEKHKESLRGLNEMSGPVFKIRNDPRLTRVGRFLRRFSIDEIPQFYNVLRGDMSLVGPRPPLPSEVARFEPWQRRKLSVKPGLTCIWQVSGRNKIDFEDWMKLDLQYIDNWSLWLDAKILARTVPTVLKGDGAV, encoded by the coding sequence ATGCACCTCACCCACCGTCGCCGTCAGTTCCTCCTCCGCCTGGCCGGGTCTCCGGGGTCCCATGCCGGGGCTGTCGCCGCGCTCTGCGCGACACTCATGGCGGCCGGGTCGTCGCTGGGGCTGCTGGTCGAAATCGCCGCCGCGATCACCCTAGCGCGGCTGCTCGCGTTCGTCCACCCGCACCCGCGTCCGGTGCTCGACGCTCCGCCGGTGCGGAAATACGCCGGCGCGGCGCTCGCCGCCGAGGCGCGCTTTGCCGTGCTCGTGCTGGCGGCGGCCTACCTGCTGGACTGGCCGCTGCCCCGCCTGGCGGTGCCGGTCTTTCTGGGACTGAATTTCGTGACCCAGCTTGGTCTGTTGGTCGGGGCGCGGCTGATTCTCCGGCGGCTGGCCCGCTCGCCGCTGCCCGACCGCCTCCGCCGCGCCCGAAACCGCCTCCTCGTGGTCGGCACCGGGGCGCGCGCCCAGGCGCTGGCCGACATGATTCTCAACGCCCCCGAGCTTGATGCGGCGATCGACGGATTCCTCGACTACCGCCGCACCGGCTTCTGGCGCTACCGCGACATTCCCCTGCTGGGCCACCCGGACCTGCTCACGCCGCTGGCCGCGCGGGTCCAGGTCGACGCCGTCATTCTCGCCGTGGAACCGGAGGACCTCTCCCGTACGGCGCCGCTGCTGACGGCGGCCGAACAGCTCGGGGTGGCGGTGGCGCTGCTGCCCGATGTGTACCCGACGACGATCGCGCGCATGGTGCCGGCGACGCTCAACGGTTCGCCGGCGGTGGTCTGGCGGCGCGTGCCGGAGAGTCCGGCCGCCCTGTTCGTCAAGAACGCGCTCGACCGCCTGGGCGGTCTGGTCGGCCTCATCCTCACGCTGCCGCTCATGCTGGTGACCGCGCTCGCCATCAAGCTGGAGTCCCCCGGGCCGGTGTTTTTCGCGCAGCGGCGCGCCGGCGCCAACGGCCGGCCCTTTTCGCTCTACAAGTTCCGCACGATGCGAGCCGATGCCGAGAAGCACAAGGAGTCGCTACGGGGGCTGAACGAGATGTCCGGGCCGGTCTTCAAAATCCGCAACGATCCGCGCCTGACGCGGGTGGGGCGGTTCCTGCGCCGGTTCTCGATCGACGAGATCCCGCAGTTCTACAACGTGCTGCGCGGCGACATGTCGCTGGTCGGCCCGCGGCCGCCGCTCCCCTCCGAGGTGGCCCGCTTTGAACCCTGGCAGCGCCGCAAGCTCTCGGTCAAACCCGGCCTCACCTGCATCTGGCAGGTGAGCGGCCGCAACAAAATCGATTTCGAGGACTGGATGAAGCTGGATCTCCAGTACATCGACAACTGGTCGCTCTGGCTGGACGCCAAGATCCTCGCCCGCACCGTCCCCACGGTCCTCAAAGGCGACGGCGCGGTTTGA
- a CDS encoding PIG-L family deacetylase produces the protein MAETTPYDLLSVGAHPDDVEVGTGGVLIDAARRGYKVAVAILTEGELGTGGTAEIRRREVEEAAGILGAEVVARFDWGDTRLEDTYEHRRALAEVLRRTRPRIVLAPYPHVGHGRRQSHPDHVAAGIIAINAANLAALKKADVPGEPHLVTRIFHYFLPPGVSPNFVVDITPHFDRWIQALSAHRSQFLNPEKSRDYLEGIAATSRSFGLLTRVKYGQGFHAVEPILVKDIMTLAESWEG, from the coding sequence ATGGCTGAGACAACCCCCTACGATCTGCTTTCCGTGGGAGCACACCCCGACGACGTCGAGGTGGGGACCGGCGGCGTGCTGATCGACGCCGCCCGGCGGGGCTACAAAGTCGCCGTCGCCATTCTCACCGAGGGGGAACTGGGCACCGGCGGCACCGCCGAGATCCGGCGGCGGGAGGTGGAGGAGGCGGCCGGGATCCTGGGCGCCGAGGTCGTCGCCCGCTTTGACTGGGGGGACACCCGGCTGGAGGACACCTATGAACACCGGCGGGCCCTGGCGGAGGTTCTGCGGCGCACCCGTCCCCGCATCGTCCTGGCCCCGTACCCGCACGTCGGCCACGGCCGGCGCCAGTCGCACCCGGATCATGTCGCCGCCGGCATCATCGCCATCAACGCCGCCAACCTCGCGGCGCTGAAGAAAGCCGACGTCCCCGGCGAACCCCACCTGGTCACGCGCATCTTCCACTACTTCCTGCCCCCCGGCGTTTCCCCCAACTTCGTCGTCGACATCACGCCGCACTTCGACCGCTGGATCCAGGCCCTCTCGGCCCACCGCTCGCAGTTTTTGAACCCCGAGAAGTCGCGCGACTACCTCGAGGGGATTGCCGCCACCAGCCGCTCGTTCGGGCTCCTGACGCGTGTGAAGTACGGCCAGGGGTTCCATGCCGTCGAGCCAATCCTGGTCAAGGACATCATGACGCTCGCGGAGAGCTGGGAGGGCTAG
- a CDS encoding SLBB domain-containing protein, producing the protein MRKLIIFILLVIVLVSINWFRRAMAQDLGSLSTEDIARLRRQYEQKSAPAPQPEPGYYESPRIFEEDTASPGPPAAPVAAPSPPAPVRTGFERDRTLEPFEDLRPFGMELFENAGETNPPADLVSSDDYVLGPGDNVIVHLWGRVEHEYNLTLDREGKVFIPKVGDLIAWGLTLEQMRQRMKERLAAIYSDFELTASLGKIRSIRIYVTGEVRRPGAYTVSSLTSVLNAVFTAGGPNERGTMRAIAVTRGGAAAAAIDLYDLLLKGHNASDIRLQTGDVVFVPVTGPRVAVRGEIRRPAIYELSGGENVSDLLRLAGGPTAAAYLDRVMLERISPAGEWLVRDLNLNCGPAQPCDTIALADGDRVTVYSIYDLRTNMVAVGGRVKHPGCYERTDSTRVSDLIARGQLQPLDVYFERADVFRRYPDRRVEVIPIDLTRALAGDPASDIVLADRDSLHVYGIDDVRREQFVYIEGEVHKPGKYPLYDGMTVGDLIFLAGSFLRGADAGEAELARLDSLGNVAILPVSLSDSGGYRRLLCEDDHLFIRRIPEWDANRSVVVSGEVMYPGTYFLEGRHEGLHHLLGRAGGFTANAFPTGIIFQRRSIRDNLQRANVPALLEQSQPIVLDSNGVPTTDSFFSYRDESMDRIIIDMERILATGGSEGDVVMEPGDRVFIPPTPSGISVLGAVGANGTLKYVEGRRVKDYIERAGNFTRRADKKETRLIRAGGEVFAGGDVMGKAVRLGDIIVVPSQIKHDRDWLKTVTTVVTATAGLVTSAYLVSKL; encoded by the coding sequence ATGCGCAAGCTCATCATCTTCATTCTCCTGGTGATCGTGCTCGTCTCGATCAACTGGTTCCGCCGGGCAATGGCGCAGGATCTTGGCTCGCTCAGCACCGAGGACATCGCGCGCCTGCGCCGCCAGTACGAGCAGAAGTCAGCGCCGGCCCCCCAGCCCGAGCCGGGCTACTACGAGAGCCCCCGGATCTTTGAGGAGGACACGGCGTCGCCGGGCCCGCCGGCGGCGCCCGTCGCGGCGCCGTCGCCGCCGGCCCCGGTGCGCACCGGTTTTGAGCGCGACCGGACGCTCGAACCGTTCGAGGACCTGCGCCCCTTCGGCATGGAACTCTTTGAGAACGCCGGCGAGACCAACCCGCCGGCCGACCTCGTGTCGAGCGACGACTACGTGCTGGGACCGGGCGACAACGTGATCGTCCACCTGTGGGGCCGGGTCGAACACGAGTACAACCTCACGCTCGACCGGGAAGGGAAAGTGTTCATTCCGAAAGTCGGCGACCTTATCGCCTGGGGGCTCACCCTGGAGCAAATGCGCCAGCGGATGAAAGAGCGCCTCGCGGCGATCTACTCCGATTTCGAACTCACCGCCTCGCTCGGGAAGATCCGCTCGATCCGCATCTACGTGACCGGGGAAGTCCGCCGTCCCGGCGCCTACACGGTGTCGTCGCTCACGTCGGTGCTCAACGCGGTGTTCACGGCCGGCGGGCCGAACGAGCGCGGCACGATGCGCGCCATTGCGGTCACGCGCGGGGGCGCGGCGGCCGCCGCCATCGACCTTTACGATCTGCTCCTCAAGGGGCACAACGCCTCGGACATCCGGCTGCAGACGGGCGATGTCGTGTTTGTCCCGGTGACCGGGCCGCGGGTGGCGGTGCGGGGGGAGATCCGGCGGCCGGCGATCTATGAGTTGTCGGGCGGGGAGAACGTATCCGACCTGCTGCGGCTGGCCGGGGGGCCGACGGCGGCGGCGTACCTCGACCGCGTCATGCTCGAGCGGATCTCGCCGGCCGGCGAGTGGCTCGTACGCGACCTCAATCTCAACTGCGGGCCGGCCCAGCCGTGCGACACGATCGCGCTGGCCGACGGCGACCGGGTCACCGTGTACTCCATCTACGACCTGCGCACCAACATGGTGGCGGTCGGCGGCCGGGTCAAACACCCCGGCTGCTACGAACGCACCGACTCCACGCGGGTCTCGGACCTGATCGCCCGCGGCCAGCTGCAGCCGCTCGACGTCTATTTCGAGCGGGCCGATGTGTTTCGCCGCTACCCCGACCGGCGGGTCGAGGTGATTCCGATCGATCTCACCCGGGCGCTGGCCGGCGACCCGGCCTCCGACATCGTGCTGGCCGACCGCGATTCGCTCCACGTGTACGGCATCGACGACGTGCGCCGCGAGCAGTTCGTGTACATTGAAGGTGAGGTGCATAAACCGGGCAAGTACCCGCTCTACGACGGGATGACGGTCGGCGACCTGATCTTCCTGGCCGGCTCGTTCCTGCGCGGCGCCGACGCCGGCGAGGCCGAACTCGCCCGCCTCGACTCGCTCGGCAACGTGGCTATTCTGCCGGTGAGCCTGAGCGACTCCGGCGGCTACCGCCGGCTGCTGTGCGAAGACGACCACCTCTTCATCCGCCGCATTCCCGAGTGGGACGCCAACCGGAGCGTCGTCGTCAGCGGCGAAGTGATGTATCCGGGGACGTACTTCCTGGAGGGGCGGCACGAGGGGCTGCACCATCTGCTCGGCCGGGCCGGCGGGTTCACCGCCAACGCTTTCCCGACCGGCATCATCTTCCAGCGGCGCTCGATCCGCGACAACCTCCAGCGCGCCAATGTCCCCGCGCTCCTGGAGCAGTCGCAGCCCATCGTGCTCGACTCCAACGGCGTCCCCACCACCGACAGCTTTTTCAGCTACCGCGATGAGTCGATGGACCGGATCATCATCGACATGGAGCGCATCCTGGCCACGGGCGGTTCGGAAGGGGACGTGGTGATGGAACCGGGCGACCGGGTGTTCATCCCGCCGACTCCCTCCGGCATCTCCGTCCTCGGCGCGGTGGGGGCCAACGGCACGCTGAAGTACGTGGAGGGCCGCAGAGTGAAAGATTACATCGAGCGGGCGGGCAATTTCACCCGGCGCGCCGACAAGAAAGAGACGCGGCTCATTCGCGCGGGCGGCGAAGTGTTCGCCGGCGGCGACGTCATGGGCAAAGCTGTCCGGCTCGGCGACATCATCGTCGTACCCAGCCAGATCAAGCACGACCGCGACTGGCTCAAGACGGTCACCACGGTGGTCACAGCCACGGCCGGACTGGTGACGTCGGCCTACCTGGTGAGCAAACTCTAG
- a CDS encoding thioredoxin domain-containing protein: MTDRPQPRRHTNRLIEENSPYLLQHAHNPVDWHPWGEEALARAKAEDKPIFLSVGYAACHWCHVMERESFEDEETARLLNDHFVSIKVDREQRPDIDQIYMSFTMAMTGGGGWPMSVFLTPDLKPFFAGTYFPPEDTQGRPGFKHVLREIAAAYRESKAQLLESSEAIFGQIAGYLRSSPEPTLLTPELVHKVARTLMGAYDSRFGGFGHAPKFPHGVELSFLLRQYKATGDLSLRAAVEKTLGAMAEGGIYDHLGGGFARYSTDERWLVPHFERMLYDNALLVPVYSEAYRITRDRRCRTVVVETLDWVLREMTAPCGGFYSAVDADSEGEEGKFYLWTKEEIDRVLGDRAELFCRYYNVTAAGNFEGKNILHLSAESEGVRRESGGEFEAFLAGCRRDLSEVRSRRPRPQVDDKILTSWNGLMISALCHGYQITEEVRFLAAAVQAAAFIRDELFHRGSLAHAYRDGRRSEGEFLEDYAYLVHGLLDLSETDTAGARGWLEFADRLAGRAIGLFGDDQGRFFLRPADAGGLILRPREETDASLPAPGSILMHALLKLNRLTGNRAYLQTAQQALRAVSGLLDKYPSGMAAAAIALQYYAGDKIEIVIVGRGRTRDDMLRAVYDHFLPNRVVALSDTGAEPLPLFEGRGVANGETRAYLCRNSVCRLPVTTAADLAAQLAAL; encoded by the coding sequence GTGACTGACCGCCCCCAACCCCGCCGGCACACCAACCGCCTGATCGAGGAGAATTCCCCTTACCTGCTGCAGCACGCGCACAACCCGGTCGACTGGCACCCCTGGGGGGAGGAGGCTCTGGCCAGGGCGAAAGCGGAGGACAAGCCGATTTTCCTCTCGGTCGGCTACGCCGCCTGCCACTGGTGCCACGTCATGGAACGCGAGTCGTTCGAGGACGAGGAGACCGCCCGGCTGCTCAACGACCATTTCGTGAGCATCAAGGTTGACCGGGAGCAGCGCCCGGATATCGACCAGATCTACATGTCGTTCACGATGGCGATGACGGGCGGCGGGGGGTGGCCGATGTCGGTTTTTTTGACGCCCGATCTCAAGCCTTTTTTCGCGGGCACGTATTTTCCGCCGGAGGACACTCAGGGGCGGCCCGGGTTCAAACATGTCCTCCGGGAAATCGCCGCCGCCTACCGCGAGAGCAAGGCGCAGCTGCTGGAGTCCTCGGAGGCGATTTTCGGCCAGATCGCGGGCTACCTCAGGTCATCGCCCGAGCCGACGCTCCTGACGCCGGAGCTGGTCCACAAAGTAGCCCGCACGCTCATGGGGGCGTACGACAGCCGTTTCGGCGGCTTCGGACACGCCCCGAAATTCCCCCACGGCGTGGAACTGTCATTCCTGCTGCGCCAGTACAAGGCCACGGGCGACCTGAGTCTCCGCGCCGCGGTCGAGAAGACGCTGGGCGCCATGGCCGAGGGGGGCATCTACGACCACCTCGGCGGCGGGTTCGCCCGCTACTCCACCGACGAACGCTGGCTGGTGCCCCATTTTGAGAGAATGCTCTACGACAACGCCCTCCTCGTCCCCGTCTACAGCGAGGCCTACCGGATCACCCGCGACCGTCGCTGCCGCACGGTCGTAGTCGAGACGCTCGACTGGGTCCTGCGCGAAATGACCGCCCCCTGCGGAGGGTTCTACTCGGCCGTCGACGCCGACAGCGAGGGGGAGGAGGGGAAATTCTACCTATGGACCAAAGAAGAAATCGACCGTGTCCTGGGGGACCGCGCGGAGCTTTTCTGCCGCTACTACAATGTCACGGCTGCGGGGAATTTCGAGGGGAAGAATATCCTCCACCTCTCCGCCGAATCCGAGGGAGTGCGCCGGGAGAGCGGGGGGGAATTCGAGGCCTTCCTCGCCGGCTGCCGGCGCGACCTGAGTGAGGTCCGCAGCCGCCGCCCCCGGCCGCAGGTCGATGACAAGATCCTCACCTCGTGGAACGGCCTGATGATCAGCGCTCTGTGTCACGGCTACCAAATCACGGAAGAAGTCCGGTTTCTCGCGGCGGCGGTCCAAGCCGCGGCGTTTATCCGCGACGAGCTGTTCCACCGCGGCTCGCTCGCGCACGCGTACCGCGACGGCCGGCGCAGCGAGGGGGAGTTCCTCGAAGACTATGCGTACCTTGTCCACGGCCTGCTCGACCTATCCGAGACCGACACGGCGGGCGCCCGCGGCTGGCTTGAATTCGCCGACCGACTCGCGGGGCGCGCCATCGGACTGTTCGGCGACGACCAGGGACGGTTCTTTCTCCGCCCGGCCGATGCCGGCGGCCTGATTCTGCGCCCCCGCGAGGAGACCGACGCCTCCCTCCCGGCGCCCGGCTCGATACTCATGCACGCCCTTCTCAAGCTGAACCGGCTGACCGGCAACCGCGCGTATCTGCAGACCGCCCAGCAGGCGTTGCGGGCGGTGAGCGGGCTCCTCGACAAATATCCCTCCGGGATGGCCGCGGCGGCGATCGCGCTGCAGTATTACGCCGGCGACAAGATTGAGATTGTCATTGTCGGCCGGGGCCGCACGCGCGACGACATGCTGCGGGCGGTCTACGACCACTTCCTCCCCAACCGGGTGGTCGCCCTCAGCGACACCGGCGCCGAACCGCTCCCCCTGTTCGAGGGGCGGGGCGTGGCTAACGGCGAGACCCGCGCGTATCTCTGCCGCAATTCCGTCTGCCGCCTCCCGGTCACGACGGCGGCGGATCTGGCCGCGCAGCTTGCCGCCCTCTAG
- a CDS encoding redoxin domain-containing protein: MPHKTTVAALVLGGLALLVLGCSGGSDDSPRLTLPTAYDQALITQYIQLSNEGYGALERGQQDSALAAFRKQAEVIPEGRWGLYNLACAYSRMGNADAALAYLDTAVTRGWTVVDHLENDPDLAPLRDDPRFAAILDKARQLDTEKMGMLAAGLPRDVTPPQGITDSAALVAWFDGQQEILRVNSQVWHPWQTAAANLDLEAKRLAATEALLGDRFDYDLERIISLGRMNSPYDEKWGAVSQTIMKEVDAYLATSPNAESASEACYRGVAAAIMEHGPAATGTPEGQAALAKAESYYGRMDSSYRRYGGAEGWILAARLGAAGEARETLYPQIKDFAARNAADENAMAVAKTLFPADMVKASWPIPLTATDIDGKPVSLEDYRGKVLLLDFWATWCGPCRAELPYLKAAYEKYRSQGFDILSISLDYPNQTTQDAYRAWITEAGMPWRHVYDEQNWTGGITQAFAVGSIPSPFLIGKDGTLIAMHDTCRGPALDTLIQKALAMQM, translated from the coding sequence GTGCCTCACAAAACGACCGTCGCCGCGCTCGTTCTCGGCGGACTGGCGCTGCTTGTTCTCGGCTGCTCAGGCGGGTCGGACGATTCGCCGCGCCTGACGCTCCCGACTGCCTACGACCAGGCTCTCATCACCCAGTACATCCAGTTGAGCAACGAGGGGTACGGCGCCCTCGAGCGGGGCCAACAGGATTCCGCGCTGGCGGCGTTCCGGAAACAGGCGGAGGTGATTCCCGAGGGACGGTGGGGGCTGTACAACCTCGCCTGCGCCTACAGCCGGATGGGGAACGCCGACGCGGCGCTGGCCTATCTCGACACGGCCGTCACCCGCGGCTGGACCGTAGTCGATCATCTCGAAAACGACCCGGACCTCGCTCCGCTGCGGGACGACCCGCGCTTCGCCGCGATCCTGGACAAGGCCCGCCAGCTCGATACGGAGAAGATGGGGATGCTGGCGGCGGGCCTGCCGCGCGACGTGACGCCGCCGCAGGGAATCACCGACTCCGCGGCGCTGGTGGCGTGGTTTGACGGGCAGCAGGAGATTCTCCGCGTCAACAGCCAGGTCTGGCACCCCTGGCAGACCGCTGCGGCCAACCTTGACCTCGAGGCGAAGCGGCTGGCCGCTACCGAGGCGCTCCTGGGCGACCGTTTCGACTACGACCTCGAGCGCATCATCTCGCTGGGCCGCATGAACTCCCCCTACGACGAGAAGTGGGGGGCGGTCTCGCAGACTATCATGAAGGAAGTCGACGCTTACCTGGCGACCTCGCCGAACGCAGAATCGGCCTCGGAGGCCTGCTACCGCGGGGTGGCGGCGGCCATCATGGAGCACGGTCCCGCCGCGACCGGCACGCCCGAGGGGCAGGCGGCGCTGGCCAAAGCGGAGAGCTACTACGGCCGGATGGACTCGTCCTACCGCCGCTATGGCGGGGCGGAGGGGTGGATCCTGGCGGCCCGCCTCGGCGCCGCCGGGGAGGCGCGCGAGACGCTCTATCCGCAGATCAAAGATTTCGCCGCCCGCAACGCCGCCGATGAGAATGCGATGGCGGTCGCCAAGACGCTCTTTCCCGCCGACATGGTGAAGGCGAGCTGGCCGATCCCGCTGACGGCCACCGATATCGACGGCAAGCCGGTGTCGCTCGAGGACTACAGGGGCAAAGTGCTCCTGCTGGATTTCTGGGCCACCTGGTGCGGCCCGTGCCGCGCGGAACTGCCCTACCTGAAAGCCGCATACGAGAAATACAGATCCCAGGGATTCGACATCCTGTCGATCTCGCTCGACTATCCCAACCAGACGACCCAGGATGCCTACCGGGCGTGGATCACCGAGGCCGGGATGCCCTGGCGCCACGTCTACGACGAACAGAACTGGACCGGCGGCATCACCCAGGCCTTCGCGGTCGGCTCGATCCCCTCGCCTTTTTTGATCGGCAAGGACGGGACGCTGATCGCCATGCATGACACCTGCCGCGGCCCGGCGCTCGATACGCTCATTCAGAAAGCGCTGGCAATGCAGATGTAG
- a CDS encoding outer membrane protein transport protein, with protein sequence MGIAKFSATVATVLVLLSSGISASGFENSGVGMKARGMGGAFRAIADDWTAAYYNPAGYAYILDNQLGSAWAFVHHRDEFVPNTRWGGTFDRGVFDGRTNYNNHEILTNPSAGILLRLPVAGETVFGLSAYQRFDRNITWKLYEPLRAYSDSANFPDDQFGMNLDVVSFQLTAAKEFAWGERSAALGIGLQLQRADLIYTNVFFRRNPITNSPDEPLYDVMQDYPWDVITQWSRSDGEGWGFGVNLGAMVQLSERTQAGVTFNLPFPITISGTSQSQFYMPDGATMVTNPPLPGIIPGTISHLFVSGAVVRPISDFEVGLDLPPSLGAGVSYQATDRLVLALDGEYTFWSRFDGLDFAFSNAVGLAGPADTVPLAREFFTADLSAPVDWDNSVKLMLGASYDFPEFLAPEVGLTLVGGLSWDQSPARNEWRLTPQLLDTGNKFGFSGGGIVHLDRWDLGLVTSYTRLQHQRAWDLDMDEAFTSFPGYYQPQTFETILSFNYRF encoded by the coding sequence ATGGGAATTGCGAAATTCTCTGCCACGGTAGCGACCGTTCTGGTTTTGTTGTCCTCCGGGATCAGCGCCAGCGGCTTCGAAAACTCGGGCGTCGGGATGAAAGCCCGGGGCATGGGGGGCGCGTTCCGGGCGATTGCGGATGACTGGACCGCCGCCTACTACAACCCGGCCGGCTATGCCTACATCCTGGACAACCAGCTGGGATCGGCCTGGGCCTTTGTGCACCACCGCGACGAGTTCGTGCCGAACACCCGCTGGGGCGGCACCTTCGACCGCGGTGTGTTCGACGGTCGCACCAACTACAACAACCATGAGATCCTCACCAATCCCTCCGCCGGCATCCTCCTCCGCCTCCCGGTGGCCGGCGAAACCGTGTTCGGCCTGAGCGCCTACCAGCGGTTCGACCGGAACATCACGTGGAAACTCTACGAGCCCCTGCGCGCCTACAGCGACAGCGCGAATTTTCCCGACGATCAGTTCGGCATGAACCTTGACGTCGTCTCATTCCAGCTGACGGCGGCGAAGGAGTTTGCCTGGGGCGAGCGCAGCGCCGCCCTCGGGATCGGTCTGCAGTTGCAGCGCGCCGACCTCATTTACACCAACGTCTTTTTCCGCCGGAACCCGATCACGAATTCGCCCGATGAACCCCTCTACGACGTGATGCAGGATTATCCCTGGGACGTGATCACCCAGTGGAGCCGCAGCGACGGCGAGGGGTGGGGATTCGGGGTCAACCTCGGGGCGATGGTGCAGTTGAGCGAGCGCACGCAGGCGGGGGTGACGTTCAACCTGCCGTTCCCGATCACGATCAGCGGCACCTCGCAGAGCCAGTTCTACATGCCGGACGGCGCGACCATGGTGACCAACCCGCCGCTGCCCGGGATCATCCCCGGCACCATCAGCCACCTGTTCGTCTCGGGGGCCGTGGTGCGGCCGATCTCCGATTTCGAGGTGGGTCTCGATCTGCCGCCGAGCCTGGGCGCCGGCGTGTCCTACCAGGCGACCGACCGGCTGGTGCTGGCGCTCGACGGCGAGTACACGTTCTGGTCGCGCTTTGACGGACTCGACTTCGCGTTCTCGAACGCCGTGGGCCTGGCCGGTCCGGCCGACACGGTGCCGCTGGCCCGCGAGTTCTTCACCGCCGACCTCAGCGCACCGGTCGACTGGGACAATTCGGTGAAGCTGATGCTCGGAGCCTCATATGACTTTCCGGAATTCCTGGCGCCCGAGGTGGGGTTGACGCTGGTGGGCGGGCTGTCGTGGGATCAGTCGCCCGCGCGCAACGAGTGGCGCCTGACCCCGCAACTGCTCGACACCGGCAATAAGTTCGGCTTCTCCGGCGGCGGCATCGTGCACCTCGACCGCTGGGATCTCGGCCTCGTCACCTCGTACACACGTCTGCAGCACCAGCGGGCCTGGGACCTTGACATGGACGAAGCTTTCACCAGCTTCCCCGGCTACTACCAGCCGCAGACTTTTGAAACCATCCTCTCGTTCAACTACCGGTTCTAG